The Arabidopsis thaliana chromosome 5, partial sequence genomic interval TGCTGCCCATTTGCCAAAATCGGGTGAAGAAACCAATTCTTGAACAGCCTTTGTCGTGCTATCCTTAGTGAGCtttttccattcttcttttgttagtTGGCTCCTTTCAGGAGTTTTATGGAAAGAGGAAGGAAATGTATCTGATTCAGACGGTGGAGATTCTCGCATCCCGTTGTTGATTCCTGTAAAGAATCATTACACAAGcttattatttgtttcaacttgtttaatttgtaatttgagATAGAGATAACAAATCAAACCTCCTGATGGAGAAGCAGAAGTTACACGGTTGCGAAATCCAGAAGCATCAGGACTCTTTTGCATAAAGTCATGGAGATATCCCGGGACGGATGGTATATCAGTATCACGAATTGCCTCCCAGATTCCTAGCAGTAAATTCAATGGAATCCTGTCCAAAAGAAACCAACTTACATTCAAAACTGTACACTTTCAGGGATATGGATGCTGTATAATCAAACATAGTTTGGTTTGTTGAAGGAAAAAGATCAAAGAGATTGGTCACAACTCACTCGAATAAGCGTAGAAGGAACTTCAATCTGGTGATCTTCTTTAAAGTCGATGACATAAGAATTACAGATATCAGGGCTCCTCCAGCAAGTAAAGGATCTACAGAGCTCTGTAAACAACAAATTCTTGTTAAAAGGATCAACTGGTTAAAAGGATAAGTATAGATTGAGGGACACTGAAAGAAACCTGAAGGATCAAAACAGCAGCCATAATTCGGATGGACCAAGAAACAAATAGTGATGTGCTAACATCAATGGAGCCATCTTCCGTCAGAATAAGTTTCCTCACagtccaaaatccaaaaaatgcTCCACCCAAAGACAGAAACGCCCCCACAAAAATCGCCGCCTTGCAAAACCAAAATGCagattaaatctttaaaatggGCTTTTTAACCAGCAAATGCTGACTGATGCATGAAACACGCTAAAATTACAGCAGCTGCAATGTATTGACATTATCAAAACTTACATACAGGTGTGTACATTTCTTCGTCGATTCCCATCTCTGTTAGCAGACTTTCAAACAATCCGGGTAAGTagcgaagaagaaaaccacCCAAACCAAGCTGGAAAGAAGGAAATAATCTTGTGAGTGGTAGATAAAACAAGGAGGTCAGAGAAAACAGGGGAGCAAGAGAAAAGACGAATTATTCAACAATCACCAGGGTTGAGTATATGAACAATGCAAACGAACTCCGTCCAGTAGGTAGAAGCTTCATTCCCTGAACACATCACATAACAAAGGCGAAATCAGAGGGTTAATACACTCTCTTCTACAGGTCAACACGATAAACAAAATGAGGTTACCTGAAAGAGAACAAGCAGCACGACAAGGATAATACCAACAGCCATTGCACTACTGTAGTAAAACGCTAAAGATTGGCTCAGTGTAGAAGCCGAAGCCAGTAATACAGCACCAAGGAGTAAGAATACTATGCGATGCATAAATAATTCTGCAAAGAGAAAATAGATAGcttagaaaagagaaaagaaaatgcaaTAAAAGGAAACAGAAAAGGCACCTTCTACAGCAGACACTTCCAATGAGACCTTGTTAGAGCTAGGTACTCTAACATCAAGGATTTTATGGTCGAAGGGTGACATTGTCTGAACCCATGAACCTTTAGAGGCTTTCTCCCATCGACTATGAGGGCACATTCCAATTCCACGCGACAAATTCCTTCAAACATACAACATTTAGTGATATCTATTATGTACCAACGAACTTACAGGAATATCAAGAATTTAAGTCCAACAGCAAAAGATAAACGAAGGACTCACCGGTGAAAGCAAACGTCaatgttatttgttttccCAGAGATTGACGCGTTAACTATCAACTTGAGCGAATGTGCATACTTGTCTAGATGTTTAAACCTTCCAAGTCCATGGATATGAATCCTCTCACAAAGAGAGGTTCTATCTGGCTTCAATCCAGGAGAACCTTTTACCTCTAAACTAGGAGTCACTTGAAGCTCTCCGCTTTCTCCCACAACTGTCCCATAAGGCCACAAGAAATTAACCACAACACCTTCAAGCGGAGAAATCCCCAAGCGGGTCATAGAAGAAAAGTAGAATTCTGGCACTCAAATTCGAGTACTCAAGAGCTCAAAATTACTTAAGcgatataaaccctaaatttcaaccaacaaaattagaaaagctTACCAAACTGAAGTTCATCGGATGAAACAAGAGAGGCGAAAGTAAAGAGATGTAGCAAGATTATTCCGATAACGACGCCGGAGTTTCGTAGAAGACGATAATCACCCATCGATTTCTTCCTTGTGGGTTTCaggaataaaaaaagtttcaggGCGCGGAAAGCAAATTAGAATAAATCCTGAGGGTATTTATGGTAAAttcaaagaatataaaaaaccGTGTATTGTCGGCCTTGTAAATGGGCCTAATGTGGCCCAATGACAGagtttaacattttcttttataataattCTAAAAACTCAAGTGTGATATTGGCTTTCTCTTTAAACCTTCAGCTTTCCGAGACGAATTCTGTCAGACTGTCACCCAGTTCTGAATTATTTCttagtgaagaaaaaataattttacgtCCAATGCGTGATGCTTAGAAAATATGGTTGCTTGGATGATTAATGGTGGACTATTGAAGAGACTGAAAATGATTGAGCCGTTAATTACGTTACGTCGACTTAACTGAACAAAATGGAATGATGCATTAGTGATTAATTGAATTATTGACTGCGTAACTATGATTGACAAAAAAGGCCGACCAAATGATCTGCCAACCATATTTTAAAAGCATACTACATTTAcatttcttacaaattaaaatgtaaaactatAGTTTATCCAGTTATTACCATTGCCTTAAAACTCGCTCAAGTTAGTTGACTCTTGACTGGTTGTTTAATTCTAACATCCTCACATGAAACGTTATGATTGGATAATACGGTATGACGTAAAAATCCAATTAGGTCCAACACAAACAACGATATCCAAACGTATACGAACTGTCGGTTTACACTTTTCATTATTACATACATTGTTTAAGGAAAGAAATGATTTGTGGAATCTTGaatctgcaaacaaaaaaaatccggTTATACAATCAGTAGGTCCGGTACATACATGAGACAACATTTAAGCAGGAAAAAACAGTGTTGGattgaaacaaatatacaattagTTGGAAGTAATCATGTCACAAAACATGAAGTTTGAATGGGcctaattctttttctttcttttttccactTTAAATTTCCATTAAAGATGAGCCTAATTCAATTATCGgttgataaataaattatgcaTACCTGAAAATTATACTTCAACCAACTATTTCGTTTTGCATTTGGATGCGAAAATTCGAAGAAATTCGTATTGTGGATGTGCCTTATATTTGTATCTAATAGGTTAAAAACGATTAGAGTTCTTGAAAACATTTGTCGAAGACTGAAATCTCATTAAAGCCACAGAAAACAGTAACATCGCTTTACATAAAACTTTCAATGTTGTCGGATGATAGTTGCTTTAAGAATATCTACGCTTTTGATCAAGAGCTCTCATGAGGATCCAAATTCCGGAATGCTGTGTAAAGCTGGCCTCCACCCACCACCACCTCTTCCTCCACCGTGGCTCCTCCTCATAAACCCATCTCCCCCGTTTTCTCCGGCGACCTATAAGATCGGTCGAATTAAATTAAGCATTCGTACATAAATGATAAAAGGATAAAGCGATCAGAGTAATGTGACCAGGACAGTCATCTATAAATATCTTATTCATCATGTCACAACTAGAACTAAAATTAAGGATCcattttaaatgttaaaaagaaaaaattggacGATGAGAGTATTAACATGCACTTACCGCATTATCAGCGCCATCTTGGTTCGGATTCGGATCCGAATTCGGGTTGACTTTGCCCGTTTCCTGatccagcttcttcttcctgtgtttcgtcttcttcttcgtcaagtCAAGCCCTCCTCCTTCTTTCAATAACTTGCCAAGCTTCACACATTTCTTCGTCGCAAACTCGTTCAAAACCTCTGCATGATATAAAATTGTCAACAGCTTTATAgatcattttatttatcagaaacagagaaatggAGTTAagagtgtatatatatataccttcgAAGCTGACGAGACGATAGACATGTCCGATGAGTAAAGTGTCGTCAGGACGAAGGAGTTTAAGCTGCTTCAGTGGCAAACCTTTCTCGTTCTTCATCGTAGGTGACGTCACCACCACCGCAACGTAATGACCAGGATTGGATTTCATGATGTCACTCGCTGTCACTGACCAGTAAATCCTCTCCACCTTGTTCTCCGCCGGGTGATGAATCAAAACCGTCGCTGCTTCGGCCGCTTGACAATTccccatttttattttttttgcaaaaaaaaagaaaagagaaaagagttttgatttttttgttgggttcCTGTCTGAAACTAAAGTATATAAGAAgagattgttttggttttaataaaTAGCGACGTCAGAATTCTTCATCATTTGGGATTGTCAGGTTTGACAAAGAGGTCGCTTGAGATCGATAAAAAGGattaaacacaaacaaataaatttagaaaataaaaagaggaagaagaagaagaaaataacagAAAGATAGAATTTGTAAATTAAGATGTCGACACAAGAGATTAAGCAATGAGACGAATAAATAAAGAGGTTGGGAGTGGTagatctatttattttatttctgatGTATAATGATAATGacatttgaattttatatgaaattaataaatgttatTAAGGATCTTGCATATCGCAACCAATGAATTAATTAACAACATGTTTCATTCTCTTGAATTATTAAGTTGACTAGAGGTTATGGTAtctaattaaaaaccaaactagactgtaaaatttaatcaataaCCATCTTTTACTAATACTATTCAACAATTTTCATTTAGAAAGTAATATATTGATGATTTGATAACTAATTAAAGgggaaataataaataattaagaaatattttcaatatgatcaaagttttttttttttttttttttttttaactttatgtaatttgttttatgtatgGATTGATTGCTGTTTTTATGGCTTCAATGTGTGATACGAATCTCTGAAATGATATCCGAGCAACACGTAAAACTATGTCCAATTTTACATGTTATTTGAACTAAAGTGTAGTTGATAACAAAATCTTTATGgatttgatttatttgaatattcattCACATATTTCTTATCACAATccgattgtttttttgtttttttcatcataTCACAATCCGCATCATATCACAATCCGATTGTTTCGAAGAATAAAAAGTACTATTACAAATAAAGGCTGTTCCAAAGGAAGCTGTTGATTCAGAGTTACGGTAACAGTGAGAATGATAAAATGTAGTATGGGACCCATGACGAGTTGAATCAGATGTCACAATGGCAGAGTACCTAAAGACACTGCGACTCTTTACTGTCAATAGATTTGTTCGACTTTTTATAATGCATATTTTTGGTTGGATTCACCAGCGtgtgatgtttgttttttctaattacTTGCAAGCGATGTGTAAATTAGATTAATTCAATCCATGAGTTTGGAACAATTTGTTTGGCCTTCTATCATTAACTCTTGTTCTACAAAGCCGTTTGTTTTGAAATCTTTATTCAAGAAATTCAAGGACACACGTTTATTCATAAATTTAGATAATATTTCACTAAATAAGTTGAAATTGACCCGACCAAGCAAAATAAATTCGTTACACCAAAACACGCCACCAAAAACCGATGAAGTCTGGTAAGAGAACACTCGTAATTAATTTACTCTGATGGTAGAGACTTGCATGCGTGTCAAATTTTGCGAACAACACACGCTTACATGTATTTAATGATAAGAGAGAGATTCACTATACTCGTCAATATTGGGCTTAAAGCCCATATAAAGTCTTAACGGGCCAGACTAATTTAGTAAAACCATCTCCTACAGTCTAGTCTAACCGAACCGAAATAAGTTGaccaaatccaaacaaaatcaaatttgtacCAAACCGATCTGTATTGAACTTGGTTAAATCATTTTCTAGAACCGAATCTCGTcacaacttaaaaaaaaaaaaacataaatccgAGTTCAACATCCTAATCATACATATCACCACGAAACATGATAAATAAGGCAAACAGAGGTGGATCCTCAGATCTGCATAGCATCTTGTTCGTCTTCTGCAGCAGCTTCATCGTTTTTGATTGGTTCACTGAACATATACTGACTCTGATACTCAACAAGATACTGCATCGATCTCCTCACATCCAAGAACAGTCTGTAAACTCTCTGAATATCCTCAACCTCCACGACTTTCCCTTTCCGTTTCTGGCATGACAATGCAGCTGCGGTTATAAGATGAATCGCATACCTTAGAGATGTATCACGTCCGATCAATGTCAAAAGCTGTTTGGCCTCTTCGTTCATCTCAACGTCTTCCTCTTGGCAACGGATTTCTAATATCTTCCTTATGTCATCGTCTGTGTAAGGTTGGGtagtgatgatgagaagaCGGTCAAGGAGATCAATCGGGATCCCGTGTGGTGATTTCTGGTTTGTGCCACGGATTGTCGTCACTCCTCGGTTTGTTGCCACCACAAGGATTGGTGACATTTCGTTTTCTAGAGCTCGGTTAAGGAATGAGAAGCATTCGATGTCGAGCATGTGGACTTCATCAATGAAGAGAACTCCGGGAACTATCTCtgcttttccttcttctctccattCAGCTACTTTTGTATCAATTTGTTCCCGGACTTCTGATCGGATTTCTCCAGTATCGCCAGTGAAAAGGGCAAGAAACCCTTGTGTCCTGcaagcaaacaaagaagaagtacacaaagttacttttttttgttctaccAATCATGTTTCAAACATTAAATTCCGCAACCAAAATTGGTTCTAACGATACCACAAACAGATGAGTTAGTTATAGTTATAAAGAGTGCTCTGACTACACACTGCTAAAGAAAATGAGCTTGAGAATTTCAAGAGCATATAAAGCAATGAATTAATCTCAAATTTGAGACATCTCATCTGAAATTAGTGAGCCAAATCAACTAAATTCCCAATCACCTAATCACTAAAACTTCAATTTTGCAACCTACATTGGTATTGCAGATACCAAATCATGATTACCAATGTTTACAATTCAGGGAATGTTAAAAGTACCTGCTGTTGATAACATCAATCTCGTGAAGAGTGACACAATGTACAACCTCTTTCCTCTTCTGCAACTCACCTTCAGGGCACTGCACAAACTTGGTCTGCGCACCCATAGCATCATAATCACGAGACCTCGAAAACGATCTTCCAAGCTTAGTAATCTTCCCAGTAGCTTTATCAATGGCAATAACATCACCACTCTGCACTTTC includes:
- a CDS encoding transmembrane protein (DUF2215) (Uncharacterized conserved protein (DUF2215); FUNCTIONS IN: molecular_function unknown; INVOLVED IN: biological_process unknown; LOCATED IN: endomembrane system; EXPRESSED IN: guard cell; CONTAINS InterPro DOMAIN/s: Protein of unknown function DUF2215 (InterPro:IPR019358); BEST Arabidopsis thaliana protein match is: Uncharacterized conserved protein (DUF2215) (TAIR:AT3G49840.1); Has 145 Blast hits to 145 proteins in 39 species: Archae - 0; Bacteria - 0; Metazoa - 61; Fungi - 0; Plants - 82; Viruses - 0; Other Eukaryotes - 2 (source: NCBI BLink).) — encoded protein: MGDYRLLRNSGVVIGIILLHLFTFASLVSSDELQFGVVVNFLWPYGTVVGESGELQVTPSLEVKGSPGLKPDRTSLCERIHIHGLGRFKHLDKYAHSLKLIVNASISGKTNNIDVCFHRNLSRGIGMCPHSRWEKASKGSWVQTMSPFDHKILDVRVPSSNKVSLEVSAVEELFMHRIVFLLLGAVLLASASTLSQSLAFYYSSAMAVGIILVVLLVLFQGMKLLPTGRSSFALFIYSTLLGLGGFLLRYLPGLFESLLTEMGIDEEMYTPAAIFVGAFLSLGGAFFGFWTVRKLILTEDGSIDVSTSLFVSWSIRIMAAVLILQSSVDPLLAGGALISVILMSSTLKKITRLKFLLRLFEIPLNLLLGIWEAIRDTDIPSVPGYLHDFMQKSPDASGFRNRVTSASPSGGINNGMRESPPSESDTFPSSFHKTPERSQLTKEEWKKLTKDSTTKAVQELVSSPDFGKWAAVNADRINVTPRKGSSSKNQPRKWMRWF
- a CDS encoding transmembrane protein (DUF2215) (Uncharacterized conserved protein (DUF2215); FUNCTIONS IN: molecular_function unknown; INVOLVED IN: biological_process unknown; LOCATED IN: endomembrane system; EXPRESSED IN: guard cell; CONTAINS InterPro DOMAIN/s: Protein of unknown function DUF2215 (InterPro:IPR019358); BEST Arabidopsis thaliana protein match is: Uncharacterized conserved protein (DUF2215) (TAIR:AT3G49840.1); Has 1807 Blast hits to 1807 proteins in 277 species: Archae - 0; Bacteria - 0; Metazoa - 736; Fungi - 347; Plants - 385; Viruses - 0; Other Eukaryotes - 339 (source: NCBI BLink).) — translated: MGDYRLLRNSGVVIGIILLHLFTFASLVSSDELQFVVGESGELQVTPSLEVKGSPGLKPDRTSLCERIHIHGLGRFKHLDKYAHSLKLIVNASISGKTNNIDVCFHRNLSRGIGMCPHSRWEKASKGSWVQTMSPFDHKILDVRVPSSNKVSLEVSAVEELFMHRIVFLLLGAVLLASASTLSQSLAFYYSSAMAVGIILVVLLVLFQGMKLLPTGRSSFALFIYSTLLGLGGFLLRYLPGLFESLLTEMGIDEEMYTPAAIFVGAFLSLGGAFFGFWTVRKLILTEDGSIDVSTSLFVSWSIRIMAAVLILQSSVDPLLAGGALISVILMSSTLKKITRLKFLLRLFEIPLNLLLGIWEAIRDTDIPSVPGYLHDFMQKSPDASGFRNRVTSASPSGGINNGMRESPPSESDTFPSSFHKTPERSQLTKEEWKKLTKDSTTKAVQELVSSPDFGKWAAVNADRINVTPRKGSSSKNQPRKWMRWF
- a CDS encoding DUF4228 domain protein (unknown protein; FUNCTIONS IN: molecular_function unknown; INVOLVED IN: N-terminal protein myristoylation; LOCATED IN: microtubule; BEST Arabidopsis thaliana protein match is: unknown protein (TAIR:AT5G62900.1); Has 1807 Blast hits to 1807 proteins in 277 species: Archae - 0; Bacteria - 0; Metazoa - 736; Fungi - 347; Plants - 385; Viruses - 0; Other Eukaryotes - 339 (source: NCBI BLink).) — protein: MGNCQAAEAATVLIHHPAENKVERIYWSVTASDIMKSNPGHYVAVVVTSPTMKNEKGLPLKQLKLLRPDDTLLIGHVYRLVSFEEVLNEFATKKCVKLGKLLKEGGGLDLTKKKTKHRKKKLDQETGKVNPNSDPNPNQDGADNAVAGENGGDGFMRRSHGGGRGGGGWRPALHSIPEFGSS
- a CDS encoding P-loop containing nucleoside triphosphate hydrolases superfamily protein (P-loop containing nucleoside triphosphate hydrolases superfamily protein; FUNCTIONS IN: DNA helicase activity, nucleoside-triphosphatase activity, nucleotide binding, ATP binding; LOCATED IN: nucleolus, chloroplast; EXPRESSED IN: 21 plant structures; EXPRESSED DURING: 13 growth stages; CONTAINS InterPro DOMAIN/s: TIP49, C-terminal (InterPro:IPR010339), ATPase, AAA+ type, core (InterPro:IPR003593); BEST Arabidopsis thaliana protein match is: P-loop containing nucleoside triphosphate hydrolases superfamily protein (TAIR:AT3G49830.1); Has 1807 Blast hits to 1807 proteins in 277 species: Archae - 0; Bacteria - 0; Metazoa - 736; Fungi - 347; Plants - 385; Viruses - 0; Other Eukaryotes - 339 (source: NCBI BLink).), with product MAELKLSESRDLTRVERIGAHSHIRGLGLDSALEPRAVSEGMVGQVKARKAAGVILQMIREGKIAGRAILIAGQPGTGKTAIAMGMAKSLGLETPFAMIAGSEIFSLEMSKTEALTQSFRKAIGVRIKEETEVIEGEVVEVQIDRPASSGVASKSGKMTMKTTDMETVYDMGAKMIEALNKEKVQSGDVIAIDKATGKITKLGRSFSRSRDYDAMGAQTKFVQCPEGELQKRKEVVHCVTLHEIDVINSRTQGFLALFTGDTGEIRSEVREQIDTKVAEWREEGKAEIVPGVLFIDEVHMLDIECFSFLNRALENEMSPILVVATNRGVTTIRGTNQKSPHGIPIDLLDRLLIITTQPYTDDDIRKILEIRCQEEDVEMNEEAKQLLTLIGRDTSLRYAIHLITAAALSCQKRKGKVVEVEDIQRVYRLFLDVRRSMQYLVEYQSQYMFSEPIKNDEAAAEDEQDAMQI